The Candidatus Kryptoniota bacterium genomic sequence CCTTGGTCTATGTGTATTCAGTCTCGACGGCGGGTTCCAGGTGTTGGAAAAGGTCGAGCCCTTAATGATTCCTGAAACTTCTGCTGAGACGGAGGGGAATGTGTCGCTCGGGGTCAACAACGTCCTCTTCGTTTGCGGTTCATATTTCTACGGCGGCTATTTGTATTTCCCATACGCCGGCGCAGACAGCGTCATCTTGGGCGCAAGAATCAAAATGGACATTTGAGAAGACGATTCAAAAATGATAATGTCGAAGTCTAATTGAATAAGAGAATCAGCCTCAACGGAGAATGGAGACTGAGGTCGTTCGGGAAAGCTCCGGCGGGTGTTGACGTATCCCAAGCAGAGATTAAGGCGACTGTTCCGGGAACGGTACACACCGATCTTTTGAAGGAAGGGATTATTCCGGATCCGTTCTACCGAGACAACGAATCGAAGGTCCAGTGGATTGAAAAGGTCGATTGGGAGTATTCAAGAGAATTCCATCTTAATGAAGGTGAAGTTTCATCTCCTTTGATCTACCTGACGTTTGAGGGTATCGACACGGTTGCAGACGTTTACTTTAATAACAGGTGTATTTTACGTACAGCAAATATGTTCGTGACTCATCGAGTAAGGATAGAAAAGATCGCGCGTGCGGGAGAAAATTCCCTTAGGGTGATCATTCACTCTCCAACAAAATACGCGGAGGCGCAGGAGCGTAAGCACGGGAAAATCTTTGCGGAGTTAGACACTTACAGAGTGCATATCAGAAAGGCCCAATACTCGTTCGGCTGGGATTGGGGCCCGCGATTGGCAACAAGCGGAATATGGAAAAGTGTCTATCTCGATTTTGTGAAGGATGCTTTGATAGAACAGCCGCGTCTTTCGACGCTCGACGTCAGAGGAAAAAAAGTTGACGCTTTATTAGCGGCCAATCTTACGTTTCCTCCCGGATATAGCGCATCCGGCAAGAGGTTACACTTAACATTCTCGGGTAATCAGTATCCGATCACTCTCTCTATGCCGAAGGGAGAAGTGCTAAAAAAGAAGCTAAGACTCACCGACGTCGATTTGTGGTGGACGCACGATCTGGGAAGTCCCAAACTGTACGAAGTGAAAATGGAAATCGTCGGAGTAGACGGAGAAGTTTTGTCGACCTGCTCCTTCACAACGGGTTTCAAGGTCGTCAAACTAATTCGCGATAGAGACAAAAATGGCGAGAGTTTCATATTCGAATTGAATCAAAGGAAGATCTTTGCCAGAGGAGCGGACTGGATTCCATCTGACAGTTTCTTGCCGAGGCTCAAGGCTGACGACTACCGAACTCTTGTGGCTGCTGCAAGAGAAGCCGGAATGAATATGCTCCGCGTTTGGGGAGGAGGAGTGTACGAAGACGAGGAATTCTACAAGGCTTGCGATGAGTATGGAATTCTAGTCTGGCAGGATTTCATGTTCGCGTGTGCTTCTTATCCAGACTACCGCAAATTTGTAAATGAAGTCGAAATCGAAGCGATTCAGAATGTGCAGAGAATTTCACGGCATCCGTGCGTCGCGATCTTCTGCGGCAACAACGAATCAGAATGGACATGGAAAACCAAAACCGGACAACCGGTCGATGAAATGCCGGGGACACTTCTATTCAAACGAAAGCTCCGGGAGATCGTCGGTAGAATCTCGCCGGAAATTCCTTACTGGCGGTCATCTCCGTTTGGTGGAATTGATCCGGACAGCCAGGACGAAGGGAATCACCATCAATGGGAAGTCTGGAGCGGTTTCAAGCCGCCCTCGGCCTACAAAAATAATCGGGCAAGATTTGTGACGGAGTTCGGATTTCAGTCGCCGCCCACTCTCGCCACTATAAAGGAGTTCACAGAAGTCCAGGATCAGGACATGCAGAGCAGGGTGATGAGACTGCACAACAAACAGGTGGAGGGGACGGAGCGACTTTTTCGATTCGCTGCAGGTGAGGTCCGGATCGCAGGCAATTTTGAGGATGTAGTCCTGCAGATGCAGCTTGTGCAGGCTAAGGCCATCAAGACCGGAGTGGAGCACTGGCGGAAAAGGAAATGGAAAACTTCCGGTACCCTCTTTTGGCAGCTCAATGACTGCTGGCCTGTTTCCAGCTGGTCCGCCATAGATCATCGAAAACGTCCCAAGGCACTTTATTATTGGGCAAAGAAATTTTACAAGCCCATGAAGCTTGTGATGGAACAACGGAATGATCTCGTAGAGATATACTTCGTGAACGACATCCTGACTCCACTCGAATGCGAAGTGCGCATATTTGCAATGGATATTTCTGGAAATGTTTTCAAGAAACAGTCCAAGAATGTCCGCGCAAGAGGCAATTCAGCATCACTGGTTGACACAATCGATGCGTCGGGTTTTCGAAAGGATGAGACCGTTATCCACGCAGATGTTGTCGGGTTGAGGGATGGAGCCATGATCGACGAAGACGACGCTATTCTTGTTCCCTGGTTGGATTTCAAATTCCAGCTTCCGAGGCTGGAGATTAATGCGTCCGACGGAAATGAGGGACATCTCATCAGTTTAAGATCGGACAAATTTTTGCAGGGGGTCTATCTTCCTCTCGACGAATTCGTTGGGGATCTTTCTGACAATTTCTTTAGCCTCCAGCCGAACAAAGAAAAGACAATCTTGTATAAAGGGAATAGTTCTTTGTCCAGCCTGCGGCCGAGGTTCCCGCTCATATCAAGTATCGATTCGGTTTAGCGCGAGCGTACCTCTGAGATTGCGTTTGCAAGCCTTCCGCAAGTGTCATCGGTTTGAGTATGGCGTTCTTCTCAGGAATGGTCAGTCTTTGATTCTCTTCAAAGCACTTAATGCTTTACTTACCCACGCGCGACTCGTCCCAAGATATACTGCAAGCACAGACTGGTTCTTTACAACTCCACTGTCGATAAGAGATTTGTACTCCAGAGCTCTTTTCACCGGATCAGTTCTCACTATGGGTGATCTTTGACGATCATGATAAATGATTTTGTCGCAAAGGGCGCTTGACAGAATATCGATGTCGACATTTCTAGGTCGAAGTACCGGGCCAATTCGGTCGAATTGAGATAGAATATATTCTCGCCTCTCTCGGTTTTCTTGCAGATCATCGGGAATTTGAGGATTAAAAAGTTGGTGGAATTGGGCAGACCGGTGAGCAAAGGGCAGAGATCTTCCAACTGCCGCGCGAGCGGCGGCTGAAGATCTAGTAAACAGAAAAACTGGCACTCAATTTCTCTGGCAGTCTACCGAACATCGTCCCCAGGATTCCAGCCATTTCTGTCCGAGTAATCATGAAGAGTGAAGTAACTTGTCAGGGTGGCACGCAACGATGCCTGACCGTCCCACTATCTTCACAATAGTGCGTCAATCGGGGGCAGGTCGGTGAATCTATTTTATCACCAGGATTTTAGTTGTCTTATTTCCATGATCGGTGTCCATCCTGCATAAATAAAGTCCGCTGGCAAGCCCCCGGCCGTCGAACCCGATGATGTAAGTACCAGCTTGTTGGTACCCTTCGTTCAATGATTTCACCTTTCTTCCCAACAGATCAAAAATATCAAACGATATATGACTATCTGCGCCAATGCTGTATTGAATTTGCGCGTTCCCGTTAAAGGGGTTGGGAAAGAATACAATTGACATTGGCCCTGAAAGCGGCGGAAGAGTCGAATCGGTCCGTACCCCTATCTGCTTGATTATCTTGTCGCCAGGATCCACGAGGATGGAATCTATCGATGCCGCGAAGGGGAACCTAACACTCTGAAGTCTCAGCGAATCGACAAAACTGAAGACCGTCTCCTCCCCATTGGAATAAACCCCCAGGTCGACGGGCATTTTATAAATCGGAGCATCATTTTGCTCCTGCTTCAAATAAAAAGTAAACGAGTTTCCGGAAGCCCTGTAGGTCCAGCTGTAGACGGGATATCCTTGCTGGTAAATCCATTCATCGAAGAACCAACTCATATCAAAGTGCGTTACCCGGCTTGCCACATTGACGAAGTCGGAGGTGACTGCCGTCCCGAATCGAAAATCGGATAGGTAGGTACTTAATATGTTAAAGTATGTCGAGTCGCCGACTAAATTCTTCAGCATGTGAAGTACCCATGCTGCCTTGTAGTATTCCGCCAGACCAAATATCAGTCCCGGTGGAGGCGCATATATCGCATACTTCACGGTGTCGTATTCCAGAAAATACTGGCTCGCGTAATAATCCATTTCATCCTTAAATGATTGCGGATCGAGATGCTTCAATTGCAAGGCTTCCGAATAAACAGCGAAACCTTCGTTCAGCCAGATGTCTTTCCACGTTCCCAGGGTTACGTTATCACCCCACCAGTGATGCGCAAGTTCGTGAACGACGTATCGTCTGAAGAACTCGTGATTCCGATTTAATGTGGTGATCGTGGTGTGTTCCATTCCGCCATACTTGAACGGTTCGATGCAGGCCATTCCGTATTTCTCGTATGGGTATTCCCCGTAGATCGACGAATAGAACCTGATCATTGACGCGACCGTGTCGATGTTGCATTCAGTATTGGAGACGGCTGCTGAGGAGTCTTCCGGGTAAACATAATACTGAACGGGGATTGTGTCGCCGGGTGCTCTCACGTAGCTAGTCTGCACGATCGAAAACACCGATGCGGTTACACACATCAGATAAGTGGCGACAGGAAAATTCTCCTTCCAGTGGAATGTCCGGCTCCCATCACCGTTATCGGTATTCGAAAGCATCTCACCGTTCGACACTGCCGTGTATCCGGAGGGTACCCTGACGGTTACTTCTTCCAGTGCTTTGTCGGAAGGGTCGTCGTAACAAGGCATCCAATATCGTGCATCGCTCGGCTCGCTCATAGTGTAGGCAACGGTCTGCGGGACGACATAATTATTTGCAAGCTGTTCCCCGCCGTAGTAGAGATAGAATCCTGTCTGTGGATTGCTGCTTGAAGCCCCAGGACTATCGACATGATAGTATAGCACTACCGCTGCAGTGTCTGTGGTTAAGTATGGTCTCTCAAGTCGGACGGTCAGCATCCCCCCCGTTGCTCTGAATTGAAGCAGTTCCCCTTCGGAGAATGCTGAGTCGACGGTCAGATAAGGCGAGCCGATGTCGAGAGATATGGAATCAAGGGGGCTCACAAGGTTGGGGAGAAAGGAAACCTGCATGACCCCGTAATACCTGAGTGATTCGTCTGATAGAACATTATACCAGTCCATGAAAAGGGTGTACTTGATCACGTCGTATGAATGGCCCAGTGTGAAAGTCGAGCTGGAGATCGCATCCGATCCCAAGTGGGGCTCTTCCTTTCGTCCGAAGCCAATGCCCTGAGCAAAGGAAGGCAATGTCCACAAGATAAGGAGAATCGTAATAGCTCTGATTCTCATTACAGTCTCCTCCAGCTCCTTTTTTTCAGCATTAAACATGAAAGCTGCTTTAGACTCTCTATCCCTCCACTCATTATGCATCGCCGGCTCGAAGCAGTTTTGCGAGAGAATACAATCGGGGATCTTCCTCACTCACAAAGCAAAGGTAATAACAGAGATGTCCAAATGACATTGCCGGCATTTATTCACTTCCTGAAAAGCCTGGCGGAGTTGAGTATGAACGCCATCTCGGAACCAACGTGAATCAACGCTGCAAGGAGCGGTGTAAGGAATCCGAAGAAGGCGAGGAGAATACCTGCAGTGTCAACTCCGATTGTTCCCCAAAAGTTAAACATGATTACGCGCATACATTGTCTGCTAATCTTAATTGCGTCTACTATTTTCAGCAGATTGTTTGTCGTTAAAGCCATATCAGCACTCTCAATTGCCACATCGGTTCCAGTTCCCATTGCGATGCCGACATTTGCCTCAACGAGAGCAGGCGCATCGTTGATTCCGTCTCCTATCATGGCGACACCCCGGCTCTTCTGTTTGAGCGTGCGGATCTTATCTAGCTTCTGATGCGGAAGTAATTCTCCAATGGACTCATCCACATGGAGCAATTCTCCAACGGCCTTCGTCGTGGCTGCTGAGTCGCCGGATAGAAGGATGATTCGACAATCAAGTTTCTTTAAAAGATCTACTGCCTGCGATGCTTCATTTCGCAATATATCGGCGACGCCAAAGTCACCAACAAGTCTCCCGTTTGCTGCTACAAAGACACTTGTCTCACCTTCCTTATGTGTCTCCTCGATGTGCTTCTCGATATTACGGATGTTCTTTACCAGGAATTTTTCCATTAGTGAAGATGTACCAATAAGCACCAGTTTGTCATCAACATGGCATACGACTCCCTCGCCGGGGAGGTACTCGACTTCGGAATATTTGAGAATCTCTACGCCTTTCTGCTTCGCTTCTCTAAGAATTGAATTTGCTATAGGATGTTCGGAATGTTGTTCAGCACAAGCGGCAAGTCCGAGAATTTCGTTTTTGCTGATGTCATCGAATTCATGGATATGTGTGACCTGCGGAGTGCCGAGCGTTAATGTTCCTGTCTTATCGACGACAATGGTATCAACCTTAGCAAGCTCTTCCAGGTATATTCCGCCTTTTGTGATTATGCCCTCCTTAGCGAAACGACCGATTCCCGCAAGAATTGCAAGGGGTGTTCCTGCGGCGACACCGCAAGCCCCTGCGACTACCAATGCTGAAATTGCGAACATGATGTTATGGGTGACGAGAAATGTAACTACAGCGCCGCCAATGGCGAAATAAACTAAACGGGCGGCGAGCTTATCGGCGACTTTCTGGATCGGCGCTTTGGATTTTTCTGCTTTCTCAACAATATCGATTATCTTTCCGAATGTCGTGTCTTTGCCGATCCGCCTTGGATTTACCTCAAGGACACCGACCTGATTTATCGTACCTGCGAGCACTTCACTTCCGGCAGTTTTATCGATAGGCATAGATTCACCCGTGAGGGAAGACTGGTCAACCGAAGAAGTTCCTTTTGCCACAACACCATCGACCGGAATTCTAGAGCCGGGTTTAACTATGACGATATCCTGGAGTGTAAGCGCGGCGGTGTTGATTTCCTTTTCTTCCATGTTGCGTCGCACTGTTACCTTTTGCGGCAACAGCTCAATAAGTTTTGAAATGGCATTCCTGCCTCTTTCAACGGTCATGTGTTCCAGCAGTTCGGCAAATAGAACGAAAGAAGTGACGACCAGTGCTGTAAAGAATTGTCCAACCAGCAAGGTCGCGACTACCGCTATCGACATCGATAGTTCCATTGTCATTCGCTTCTTTGCCGCAGACAGGAACGCTTCTTTAAACATCGGATACCCGCCTATCAACGTTGCGGCAAGAGCGATGAAATCGACCGGGAGCAGAAGCTTCCATACCCCGAACCAGCTCAGCGGCAGAGCGAGAATCATGAGTGCTAAACCGCCCCACACCTTAATATATCTTCTAACCTCAATCATCGTTACCTCTCCTTAACATGAGTGCAATGGTGTCATCGCGAGGAGTCTCTTCCTTAGGCATAAACTCCGTGACGAAGAAATCTCATGTTATTCCAGTAAATTGAACAAACGAGATTGCTTCAATCACAATTACGATTTCTTTATTCTTCAAATCAGTTCACTAAATGATTCGGCGATTTACAAATGATATGCGATCTTGAATACCATGTTTCTCGGCTCTTCCCAGCTTGCGCCAGTGGTGTATGCACCTTTGATCAAATGTATGTGGTTAAATATGTTTGTCACATAAAGAGAAGGCTTGAAAAAGGTTTCTCCAAGGAGATTGAAAACATAGCCCGCGCCGAAATTCAGAATCCAATATGGAGTAGTATGCGCAGCCTGGTTGAAATCGAATAGACCTGTTTTGTAAACGGCAACAGACTGCGGAAAGCCGTTGGAAAGTCCCGAGCCGTAGGTCGCCTCAAGATTAATGAACCAGTCCTCTGGCTGGTAATTAATATCGGCGACAAATGAAAGCCTTTGGTCATGGTCTAGATCGGTCCCTGCTCCGTCGCTGCTCGGAGGCAGGAAACCGCCCGTCAGCGGTCCGTAGCCAATGGCATGGATGATCGACGAATTCAAATGTCCTGATAGTGGTGTGCCGGGATCGTTGTAGGAAAGAGACAACTCTATTCCAGTTGTTTTCACGGAAGAAATGTTGAACGGAGTTTTGATTGCGGTGTTGCCGATCGTGGCATCGTCTGTGAACGGATGCGAATGCTTGTAGAAGCCTGCTGCTTTCAACCTAAGGCCAATTGAAAAACTATGTGTGTAAACCATTTCATAGAAATCACTTCGTTCCGGATATGTTGGCATCACGGCGTTGCTGACATTTTCAGCAATTGATCGCAGCCCTTCGATGTTTGTCGGCATGAAGAGTTTACCATAATAGATGTAAGCCGAATTATTCTCGTCGATCAGAAAATTCCATCGTAAGCGTGGATTCACTTGACGCTGCAGAGCAACATCAGGTGCAATATGCTGGTCATAGCGCACACCCATTTCTAACGAAGTCCAATCAAGAACACGCCAATCAGATTCCGCGAAAGCACCAAAATCAGATCCCGTGAAAGGACTGTGAACGGAAGGTCCTGGATTATTAAGAGAATCTTGAGATGAAAAGTTTTCTCTACCTGTTGTGCTGCTGAAATTGATGCCGACCTTATACATAAACCCATGAGATAGCCTTTTCTCGTAAGCAGATCGAACGCCGGTAGTGTTGAAGTCTCTGTTTTCAAAAAGGCGATACGACTTTGCTGTGTCATCAGTATATTTGGATGTAAACTGGAAATTGGGAGGATCGATATCTCCTGGAGTATAAATCAAACCGCCTTGCCGAGCATACGCTCCGATGAACAAATTCTCCTGCTGGTCAGACTGCGAGTTTATCTCACGGAAATAAGAAAGGGCCTGGAAGGAGTTTGTGGTTTCCTGAAGGTCTGAGGCTATTTGAACATCGGGATCATAAGGAACTTGTGTATATGTTCTTCCGAAATTTAGGTTTGCTGTTATATAATCAACATCGCTGATTATATAGTCGAACTTACCATAGAGGAAATAATCGAATCCATGGTCATGGAACAAATTCGGCACCGGCGTGTCGATTCGTCGGTCGGTTTCCTGCCGTGACCCGGAGAAGTAAAATCCGAGTTTGCCGAGGTGATCACTTATTGAAAGATCTTGACCGTTAGAGTTCAGCGCCCGAAATGGACCGACTTGACCGCCGAGCGTGTCACCCGGAGCGGAGCTTGATGGGCCAGATGCAACCTCGGCTCCCGGAGAGAAAGGCTTTGCTCCGTTGAGAACAAGATAGCTCCCTGCATAAGTGGAGGCATCGAGATGGAAAGATCCCGTAGGGACGCGGTTATGGAGGTCTATGATGGCGGACATCTGACCGCCATACTCAGCGGGGAAACCTCCCGTTATAAAAGTTGCGTGGTCGATTACCTTCGGGTCAACGACCTCATTCAATCCTCCAAATACACCGAGAGGAACTGGAATGCCGTCGATATAATATGTGAACTCTCCATGCTGTCCCCGGATATGAACTTCACTTGTCGGCGCGCGAGCAGCACCCGTTACGTTTTCCTGAATTAAGTTCGTCATCTGAGCAGTTGGCGGAACATGGTAGGTCTCCGATTCGAAGGATTGATCTCCTGTTCTTATGTCGATGGTCGAAGCGCCGAGTTCCCGTTGACCGTACACATTAACGCCTTTAAGCTTGTTGTTCTGAGGTACCAGCTTCATTGCATAGGCTGTGTGATTCTCGTCGACAGGAATAGAATCTGAATAAGTTTCATAGCCGACGAACCAAGCCGTTATTTTATACGAGCCGGGTTTGATCTCTCTGAACCAGAGTTGACCCACGATGTTGGTTTCACCCTGAGCAATGACTTTCCCATCAGTCTGCAAGATCACTCTCGCAAGCCCGATAGGTACTTTCTCTTCGGCATCAGAAACAGTTATCCTAATATCAACTGTATGGCCTTTTTCTGCGGAATTTATTTCTTGTGAATAACAAGGTTTCTGAGCCATCATATACAAACAGGATAATATCACAAAAATAGTCCTGCTTCGCATCTTTTGGTCATTGATGAGAATGGTACAACACGCGTAATTAGAACAAAACAATCGCGTCAATTCATCGGTTCCCAGATTGACCGAAGTCGTTTACAGGTTAACATTCGATGAGTTCTTTTTATTCAATAAGGAGACGAGGTTGTAACACCTCGTCTCCAGTTCGATTATAAATGATATGCAATTTTGAAAACGATATTTCTCGGCTCTTCGTAGCTGGCGGCGCTGAAGTACGCTCCCTTGATCAGATGGATATGGTCAAGGATATTCGTGATGTAAAGGGACGGAACAAGAGTCGACCCATCTCCAAGTGATAGAGTATATCCACCAGAAACGTCGAATATCCAGGAAGGCGCGGTGTGAGTAGCGGGGTTAAAATCGAAGAGGCCCGTCTTGTATTCGATGCCATTAGGGTTTCCATTTGTAAGTCCGGAACCGTAGATGCCTGTGAGGTTTACGTACCAGTTTATCGGCTGGTAATTAATGGAAGCCACGACGGATAGTCGTTGGTCGTGATCCAGGTCCGTCGCTGTTCCGTCATCACTTATGGGAAGGAACCCGCCGGTCACTGCACCGGAGCCATACGCATGGATGATGGAGGTATTGATGTACC encodes the following:
- a CDS encoding TonB-dependent receptor, with product MILSCLYMMAQKPCYSQEINSAEKGHTVDIRITVSDAEEKVPIGLARVILQTDGKVIAQGETNIVGQLWFREIKPGSYKITAWFVGYETYSDSIPVDENHTAYAMKLVPQNNKLKGVNVYGQRELGASTIDIRTGDQSFESETYHVPPTAQMTNLIQENVTGAARAPTSEVHIRGQHGEFTYYIDGIPVPLGVFGGLNEVVDPKVIDHATFITGGFPAEYGGQMSAIIDLHNRVPTGSFHLDASTYAGSYLVLNGAKPFSPGAEVASGPSSSAPGDTLGGQVGPFRALNSNGQDLSISDHLGKLGFYFSGSRQETDRRIDTPVPNLFHDHGFDYFLYGKFDYIISDVDYITANLNFGRTYTQVPYDPDVQIASDLQETTNSFQALSYFREINSQSDQQENLFIGAYARQGGLIYTPGDIDPPNFQFTSKYTDDTAKSYRLFENRDFNTTGVRSAYEKRLSHGFMYKVGINFSSTTGRENFSSQDSLNNPGPSVHSPFTGSDFGAFAESDWRVLDWTSLEMGVRYDQHIAPDVALQRQVNPRLRWNFLIDENNSAYIYYGKLFMPTNIEGLRSIAENVSNAVMPTYPERSDFYEMVYTHSFSIGLRLKAAGFYKHSHPFTDDATIGNTAIKTPFNISSVKTTGIELSLSYNDPGTPLSGHLNSSIIHAIGYGPLTGGFLPPSSDGAGTDLDHDQRLSFVADINYQPEDWFINLEATYGSGLSNGFPQSVAVYKTGLFDFNQAAHTTPYWILNFGAGYVFNLLGETFFKPSLYVTNIFNHIHLIKGAYTTGASWEEPRNMVFKIAYHL
- a CDS encoding sugar-binding domain-containing protein, with product MNKRISLNGEWRLRSFGKAPAGVDVSQAEIKATVPGTVHTDLLKEGIIPDPFYRDNESKVQWIEKVDWEYSREFHLNEGEVSSPLIYLTFEGIDTVADVYFNNRCILRTANMFVTHRVRIEKIARAGENSLRVIIHSPTKYAEAQERKHGKIFAELDTYRVHIRKAQYSFGWDWGPRLATSGIWKSVYLDFVKDALIEQPRLSTLDVRGKKVDALLAANLTFPPGYSASGKRLHLTFSGNQYPITLSMPKGEVLKKKLRLTDVDLWWTHDLGSPKLYEVKMEIVGVDGEVLSTCSFTTGFKVVKLIRDRDKNGESFIFELNQRKIFARGADWIPSDSFLPRLKADDYRTLVAAAREAGMNMLRVWGGGVYEDEEFYKACDEYGILVWQDFMFACASYPDYRKFVNEVEIEAIQNVQRISRHPCVAIFCGNNESEWTWKTKTGQPVDEMPGTLLFKRKLREIVGRISPEIPYWRSSPFGGIDPDSQDEGNHHQWEVWSGFKPPSAYKNNRARFVTEFGFQSPPTLATIKEFTEVQDQDMQSRVMRLHNKQVEGTERLFRFAAGEVRIAGNFEDVVLQMQLVQAKAIKTGVEHWRKRKWKTSGTLFWQLNDCWPVSSWSAIDHRKRPKALYYWAKKFYKPMKLVMEQRNDLVEIYFVNDILTPLECEVRIFAMDISGNVFKKQSKNVRARGNSASLVDTIDASGFRKDETVIHADVVGLRDGAMIDEDDAILVPWLDFKFQLPRLEINASDGNEGHLISLRSDKFLQGVYLPLDEFVGDLSDNFFSLQPNKEKTILYKGNSSLSSLRPRFPLISSIDSV
- a CDS encoding M1 family aminopeptidase encodes the protein MRIRAITILLILWTLPSFAQGIGFGRKEEPHLGSDAISSSTFTLGHSYDVIKYTLFMDWYNVLSDESLRYYGVMQVSFLPNLVSPLDSISLDIGSPYLTVDSAFSEGELLQFRATGGMLTVRLERPYLTTDTAAVVLYYHVDSPGASSSNPQTGFYLYYGGEQLANNYVVPQTVAYTMSEPSDARYWMPCYDDPSDKALEEVTVRVPSGYTAVSNGEMLSNTDNGDGSRTFHWKENFPVATYLMCVTASVFSIVQTSYVRAPGDTIPVQYYVYPEDSSAAVSNTECNIDTVASMIRFYSSIYGEYPYEKYGMACIEPFKYGGMEHTTITTLNRNHEFFRRYVVHELAHHWWGDNVTLGTWKDIWLNEGFAVYSEALQLKHLDPQSFKDEMDYYASQYFLEYDTVKYAIYAPPPGLIFGLAEYYKAAWVLHMLKNLVGDSTYFNILSTYLSDFRFGTAVTSDFVNVASRVTHFDMSWFFDEWIYQQGYPVYSWTYRASGNSFTFYLKQEQNDAPIYKMPVDLGVYSNGEETVFSFVDSLRLQSVRFPFAASIDSILVDPGDKIIKQIGVRTDSTLPPLSGPMSIVFFPNPFNGNAQIQYSIGADSHISFDIFDLLGRKVKSLNEGYQQAGTYIIGFDGRGLASGLYLCRMDTDHGNKTTKILVIK
- a CDS encoding cation-translocating P-type ATPase, which produces MIEVRRYIKVWGGLALMILALPLSWFGVWKLLLPVDFIALAATLIGGYPMFKEAFLSAAKKRMTMELSMSIAVVATLLVGQFFTALVVTSFVLFAELLEHMTVERGRNAISKLIELLPQKVTVRRNMEEKEINTAALTLQDIVIVKPGSRIPVDGVVAKGTSSVDQSSLTGESMPIDKTAGSEVLAGTINQVGVLEVNPRRIGKDTTFGKIIDIVEKAEKSKAPIQKVADKLAARLVYFAIGGAVVTFLVTHNIMFAISALVVAGACGVAAGTPLAILAGIGRFAKEGIITKGGIYLEELAKVDTIVVDKTGTLTLGTPQVTHIHEFDDISKNEILGLAACAEQHSEHPIANSILREAKQKGVEILKYSEVEYLPGEGVVCHVDDKLVLIGTSSLMEKFLVKNIRNIEKHIEETHKEGETSVFVAANGRLVGDFGVADILRNEASQAVDLLKKLDCRIILLSGDSAATTKAVGELLHVDESIGELLPHQKLDKIRTLKQKSRGVAMIGDGINDAPALVEANVGIAMGTGTDVAIESADMALTTNNLLKIVDAIKISRQCMRVIMFNFWGTIGVDTAGILLAFFGFLTPLLAALIHVGSEMAFILNSARLFRK